Within the Vigna angularis cultivar LongXiaoDou No.4 chromosome 10, ASM1680809v1, whole genome shotgun sequence genome, the region AACCCCTTAACTAAGGTTATCATCCCCTGCTTCCCATTTATGTTTTCCCCCACTATAATCACCTTAACATCAAAGGTGAAAACCACGAAAGGAAGCTCGGATATTAGCTTCAGATTCCCAGTTATGTTCAGAAGTGCGGAAATGATACCCACGGACTAATAATCAAGATCTCCTGTTTGAATTTGACATGTATCAAGAATCTGTTTAGGTTGGCAGTTCATGTGCACGAGTCTGACAACACAAGGGAACTGGTTGTACCTGCATTTGAGAAAGTAGCCCCTTTCTTCAGCAAGgagaaatgaaaaattgaatgaacTCGCTTTAGGCAATTGCAACCTGTATCCAACCTTTCCAATCCTCTCCAGCATCTGATCAGGGCTAAAGAAGTGCGGGTTGAGCTTCTGATTAGGTTTTTCAACCAATGTACAGAGTTTGTACGCATGTGATTCTAGTAAACTTTTACAAGGCTTAGTCTACAAGGACATATCTCGTAATCTTTCGTGAAATCTACTGTCATCTAAATCAGTCTAACAGTCTCTGTCCTTACCTAAAAAGAAATGACTTACATCTATTCCCAATATTAgtgttaaataaatgaaaaaatcatGGGGAATAATTTTAGGCTCCCCACTATTTGAGGCTTCCAATGTAAGCAACGACTCTTTTtgagaattaaataaaatctgGTATTGGAACAGCTTGTTTACATATGCCAGATGAAAATCTCAACGGATTGtgccttcttccatttcttgcATTCTATTTATGTGTTTGTATGTGTTCTCTTCCTGAAGAACATTCAGTAAATACTCTTCTCTAGTTGCGACAATAAATATATTCTCTTGACAAACCACTTGTGACTTCCACACAAAGCATTTAGTTGGTCCAAATTAATTGTATCAAATTTCCTTTTTCGGCAAAAGCCTTTCCGATAGGATACTTTCCCTTATTATAGTCCTCCCCAGTTGAACGTTATGCAAATTCATCCTTCTAGTTTTCAAGATGTCTGGAAACTTTTCTTGCAAATAAGCTCTGCCACTACCCTCACCATGGTCCAAACTACCCTTATCTTTGCAAAGAAACTTTTACCTCCATGGTTTTGACTGATTTCATTGTCGAAGGCTTTGGCAATGGTTGTTTAACAGATTCCTACCGATGCCCAAGATTCCTTCCATGAGAAAATCATTTGATTTACCACttagtttatattatatgtaGCAGACGAGATTTCATCTCCACTGAGTGATCTGCAACAAATAAAAAGAACCTTGTCTCTAGTTTAGTGACAACGTAACGCAAAAATTTAAGAACATCAGCAATCACCGCCAATTCGGTTCTGGTAAAAGAGAAATATATTACAAATCAgattaaaaatatcattcacTGCAAATTATTATCACTAATAACACAACCTATCAAAAAGGAGAGGAAGCTGGAGAACcattaaatcattaatataaaaaaacaggAATGAAATTTCTAATGACCTGGCCGATAAATGGAGTTAAACAATTAAAAGCATTTTATTCATGTGGTTTTGCAAAGAATCTAAGATTCAAATTTACAATTCGAATGCTAAAATAAAAGGCATAGCATGCCCAGATTATGCTTTCTTGACTTCAGCAGCACccattcatgaaaaaaataataaagtccaacaaattgaaattacGTAAATCGGCGATTATAAGAACCTGTAATTTGAAATACACACTaagaaaaaacacaacaatGTCCTTTTTTGAATACTTCATGCTTGacaattataaaaagaaaataataaggCCACATTTGGTTGTTTGAATCACATGAAAGAATAAGAATGAAATTGTATTAcgaattattttgatatattttgtgtAATTAGCAAAGAAATGACTTTTTGATGTAAAAAAATTCACACGTTGCGGGAAGGACattgaaaacgaaaaataatACACAATTGCAAGAAACACCTcacaaataaattttgtttaggaCTTGATTGAGAAAACAGATAGGATATAGTTTACCTGTCCAAGATGGTGATCTTTGATAACTGTGGAGCTAGGGTTTCATTTTCACATTGTAAGTCCAAGCCAAACATGCTAGGTGTGAGCTAGAAGGATCCATTCTAATTTCAGCATACAAAGCACAGTTCAGTGCACGAGAGGAAAGACATTAGGTACTTCCCGGAGCAAATGAATGCATGCCACCGTTAGGTAGCAGGCCATCCTTGGCCATTTCAGTTAGCACATTCAAAACAGCGTCCATGTTACCTTCTTTGAAGTTAACCTCAACAAGTACTTTAGCTACCTCAGCATCATTAAGCTTACAACTCCTCCACACATTTCGCAAAACCTGACTCAGCTCATCATTCATCCCTTTCCTAGATAGTGCCTTGACGAGAGCAATTACAGTCACTGTATGAGAAACAAAACCATGATGTTCCAACTCCGTATACATCTTATATGCCTTGTGAACATTTCCACTTCTACAATGTCCGTGTATTATCAAATTATGAATTGCTACATTAGGCTTATGATTCCTCTGAAGCATTGTCTTAAGAACTTGATCCGCTTCATTCATCAAACCCTTCATGCAGAATCCTTTCACAAGACCTACCACGCTCTTAAATTCATTATTACTGCAGTTTTCGATCAGTGTATTGTATGTTACATGATTTGGTACAGACTCCTCATAAAACAACTTCAGAAGAAGCCTCTTTGCCTCCTTCGTCCTAGCCTTCTTATTAAGTCCATTAATAAGCACACTGTAGGTAACATCATCAGGCAAAAAACCCCTCTGCATCATTTCATCGTGCAAACGAAGAGCCTTGCTCAACTCACCTTCAACGCAGTGAGCATTAATCAAACTAGTATACGTAACCTCATCAGGCGGGAGACCCATCTGCAGCATCTCTCGGAACAAATCAAAAGCTTCCACCAGTTTGTGCTGCAGACAAAGACCCTCTATGAGCGAGGAATATGTAATCCCATCAGGCATAACACCCTTCTCAACCATCTCCTCCTTCATTCGAAAGGCTTTCCCCAGCTCCCTCTCTCTGCAAAACCCAGCTATAACAGTGCTATAACTAACAACATCAGGAAACAGCCCCCTCTCAACCATCCCCTTCAAAATCCCCACAGCCTCCTCCACCCTCCCCAGAAAGCAATATCCATGCACAAGCGCGTTGTAAGTCACAACCGACGGCGAAAATCCACTAACAATCATCTCACTCAAGACCCTATAAGCATCATTCAGCAACCCTTTCCGGCAGAACCCATCAATCAAGGTTGTGTAAGTCCTCTCATTCGGCCTCAGCCCCCTAACACGCATCTGATCTAAAATTTCCATCGCTCGACTCAAATTCCCAGCCTTGCACATACAGTTGATCAAAGTAGTGTATGTAACAACATTTGGTGACAACCCCTTCTCAACCATCTCCGAAAGCAGCACAAACCCCTGGTGGAAATTCCCCTCCTTGCAAAACCCATTGACAAGAGTATTATAAGTGACCTCATCAGGAACAAACCCTTTATCACTCATCTCCTCAACCAATTCCCCAACCTCACACATTCTCCCCTCACCAAACAATCCATTGATCACCGAGTTGTATGAAATCAAATTCGCAACCACGCCCCGCGCCGCCATCACTCTCAGCAGCACCATCGCCTCCTTCACCCTCCTCCTCTTGCAGCAAGCGTCGATCAGCGTGTTGTACGTAACCACAGTCGGCGAAACCCCTTCCCTCTCCATCTCGCGCATGAACCCGAACCCCTTCTCCAAGTCTCCCCGGTCAACCACGCCGCGAATCATGATGTTGTAAGTGTACACGTTCGGCGACACGCCGTTGCGGATCATGTCGCGGAACAGTTGTTCGGCTTGGCGAAGGGAGTTTTTGTGGTGCTGGCGGCGGAGGAGCGCATGGAGGATGGCATTGTGGGAGAGGACGGCGAGCGCAAAGCCATGGCGGGTGGCGAGGCGGAGGACTGCCAGGGCTTTGTCGGGGAAGTCGAGGCGGGAGAGGGATTTGACAACGAGGTCGAAAGCACCGGCTGCGGTGACGGCGGAAGAGGAGTTGCAGAGGTAGTAGGTGTCGTGAAGGTGACGGAAAAGGTCGGCGGCAGTGTGGTCGATGAGGGTGGCGGCGAGGGAATGCGCAGTGTTGTAGAGCTTGAAGCGGGTGAGAATGTGAATGGCGAGACACTTGCAGTGGGGGGTGAGGAAAGTGTGAGCCTGGTCCTGGGCCTGGGCTTGCGCTTGGGCCCA harbors:
- the LOC108335939 gene encoding pentatricopeptide repeat-containing protein At5g39710, which produces MVFPKPKHHRRYFSATTLCSSSSSSSNDAFVGERAIVYLKRHPQMLPSLSPRFTPQAASYVLLHSQSNRGILLKFLSWAQAQAQAQDQAHTFLTPHCKCLAIHILTRFKLYNTAHSLAATLIDHTAADLFRHLHDTYYLCNSSSAVTAAGAFDLVVKSLSRLDFPDKALAVLRLATRHGFALAVLSHNAILHALLRRQHHKNSLRQAEQLFRDMIRNGVSPNVYTYNIMIRGVVDRGDLEKGFGFMREMEREGVSPTVVTYNTLIDACCKRRRVKEAMVLLRVMAARGVVANLISYNSVINGLFGEGRMCEVGELVEEMSDKGFVPDEVTYNTLVNGFCKEGNFHQGFVLLSEMVEKGLSPNVVTYTTLINCMCKAGNLSRAMEILDQMRVRGLRPNERTYTTLIDGFCRKGLLNDAYRVLSEMIVSGFSPSVVTYNALVHGYCFLGRVEEAVGILKGMVERGLFPDVVSYSTVIAGFCRERELGKAFRMKEEMVEKGVMPDGITYSSLIEGLCLQHKLVEAFDLFREMLQMGLPPDEVTYTSLINAHCVEGELSKALRLHDEMMQRGFLPDDVTYSVLINGLNKKARTKEAKRLLLKLFYEESVPNHVTYNTLIENCSNNEFKSVVGLVKGFCMKGLMNEADQVLKTMLQRNHKPNVAIHNLIIHGHCRSGNVHKAYKMYTELEHHGFVSHTVTVIALVKALSRKGMNDELSQVLRNVWRSCKLNDAEVAKVLVEVNFKEGNMDAVLNVLTEMAKDGLLPNGGMHSFAPGST